One region of Culex pipiens pallens isolate TS chromosome 2, TS_CPP_V2, whole genome shotgun sequence genomic DNA includes:
- the LOC120416592 gene encoding thioester-containing protein 1 allele R1-like isoform X4: protein MSRTGVTYDSYKQDEFGSIEASRSKSNHQLKVTYDKKHYNIRPDQTVKFELSYPRKIKELLYIFVSRGRIIDSGYIGSHTSNFKYRLTKRMAPKAKLVVMYLKDYLIYDALDLVFDEFDNKFDFTLDPSPKNAYMPGQEISVEFEAASDSYVALHAIDQSILQLSQTDHLFTRDDLIKELSRYDATDENAFDPFHTMGLFLKTTLKIDSPYGEDKLLRFGLMSEKRFEQPIHIRTEFPETWLWSNYSMQGNRKREITAYMPDTLTSWTITGFALSPSTGLSIIKQPLVAKVSHDFFIVANLPYSIKRDEVVVIQATVFNNLGTGLSVDVKLYSKSDEIKFYNDTLTSSHFKKKTVFVENNSGQSVSFFIKANKLGEILVRLEAVAMFHSDSVEHVLRVIPESLVHRENEVRFIDLSHETVNYTILVDIPRKADNGSVGIEFALDPSFLGTTNENLDKLLLLPTGCCEQSMVKFIPDIVILDYLDAIRATNEGIKERAINFLKQGYQNQLKCKLNNGSFAIFPRASDKSAEGSVFLTAFIAKSLKIASKHITVDGHIVADAFRWLASQQRSDGKFIDEKNIYMGEMQGGIRKTSFALTAYVLAAFLETEDIGQQYPHVVNKSTEYLKSNFDNMDHPYDLAVTSYAMSMSKDSKGPEFLKKLIDNSTFDRSNTYRYWNHETLGVEIASYALLAKLNDRSQLIDSTPIMRWLNSQRSNKGGFVGTQETFVALKALAKFAVEANPNRNEYGVQVRGGDPNKILKTFRVQRDKINVIKFDVESSERSVFVEVSGIGTGYFQVFYKYHRSILHEKESFNLAVNVLKSTTYDHLHLKVCVAFKPKDSTSVSNMALVEIALPSGIMATENPVEDLSERKDIKKTELRYEGTSIVVYYMNLSVMEKCFNVNAERRYKVAMHRPSYVVAYDYYHKKRVAIKTYEGNVKQPCELCEGEDCDIFSC from the exons ATGTCACGGACAGGG GTCACTTACGACTCTTACAAACAAGATGAATTTGGATCAATTGAAGCCTCTAGGTCTAAGAGCAATCATCAGCTAAAAGTTACCTACGACAAGAAACACtacaa TATTCGTCCTGATCAAACGGTAAAGTTTGAACTGTCTTATCCCAGGAAAATtaaagaattgctctatattttCGTGTCCCGTGGCAGAATTATTGACTCGGGGTACATCGGGAGTCATACGAGTAATTTCAAATACCGATTAACCAAACGCATGGCTCCCAAGGCAAAGCTTGTAGTTATGTATCTGAAAGATTATCTGATATATGATGCATTGGATTTGGTTTTCGATGAATTTGACAACAAG ttcGACTTTACATTGGATCCCTCTCCTAAAAATGCATATATGCCAGGTCAGGAAATCAGTGTAGAGTTTGAAGCAGCTTCAGATTCGTATGTAGCATTGCACGCAATTGATCAAAGTATTCTTCAGTTGAGCCAGACTGATCATTTATTTACCAGAGATGATCTGATTAAAGAGCTCAGTCGGTATGATGCAACAGACGAAAATGCTTTTGACCCGTTTCAT acaaTGGGATTATTTCTCAAAACAACTTTAAAGATAGATTCTC CTTACGGCGAAGACAAGCTTTTACGGTTTGGGTTGATGTCTGAGAAACGTTTTGAGCAGCCAATTCACATTCGAACTGAATTTCCCGAAACATGGTTGTGGAGTAATTATTCAATGCAAGGCAATAGAAAAAGAGAAATAACAGCTTACATGCCAGATACTTTGACCTCGTGGACAATCACCGGATTCGCGTTGAGTCCTAGTACTGGGTTAAGCATCATAAAGCAACCACTAGTCGCAAAAGTGAGCCACGATTTTTTCATTGTCGCCAATTTACCGTACTCGATCAAACGTGACGAAGTTGTAGTAATACAAGCCACCGTTTTTAACAACTTAGGAACCGGTTTATCCGTAGATGTTAAGTTGTATAGTAAGAGTGATGAGATTAAATTTTACAACGATACATTAACTTCAT cacattttaaaaagaaaactgtTTTCGTCGAGAACAACAGTGGCCAGTCTGTATCATTCTTTATCAAGGCAAACAAACTTGGAGAAATTTTAGTAAGACTCGAAGCAGTTGCAATGTTTCATAGCGATTCGGTAGAGCACGTGCTTCGAGTGATTCCAGAAAGTCTTGTTCACAGAGAGAATGAAGTGAGATTTATAGATTTATCACATGAAACAGTAAACTACACAATCCTAGTAGATATTCCACGTAAAGCTGACAACGGATCTGTCGGAATTGAATTTGCACTTGACC CTAGCTTTCTGGGTACAACCAATGAAAATCTCGATAAGCTATTATTGTTGCCAACAGGATGCTGTGAACAAAGCATGGTCAAATTCATTCCTGACATTGTTATATTGGATTACTTGGATGCAATACGTGCAACCAACGAAGGCATCAAGGAAAGGGCCATAAACTTCTTGAAACAAGGTTACCAGAATCAGCTCAAGTGTAAACTTAACAATGGCTCTTTTGCAATTTTTCCTAGAGCAAGTGATAAAAGTGCAGAAGGAAGTGTATTTTTAACTGCATTTATAGCAAAGTCATTGAAAATTGCATCCAAACACATAACCGTTGATGGACACATTGTTGCCGATGCATTTCGGTGGTTGGCGAGTCAACAGCGTTCCGATGGAAAGTTTATTGATGAAAAGAATATTTACATGGGGGAAATGCAAGGCGGGATAAGAAAAACAAGCTTCGCTCTTACGGCCTATGTTCTGGCAGCCTTTTTGGAAACGGAAGACATTGGACAGCAATATCCGCATGTTGTCAATAAATCCACTGAATACCTCAAGTCAAATTTCGACAATATGGATCATCCGTATGACTTAGCAGTGACATCGTATGCCATGTCAATGTCCAAAGATTCCAAAGGTCCCGAATTTCTCAAAAAGCTGATAGATAATTCCACTTTTGATAGAAGCAACACATATCGTTACTGGAACCATGAGACTCTGGGAGTGGAAATCGCCAGTTATGCACTGTTAGCTAAACTAAACGACCGCAGCCAATTAATAGACTCAACGCCCATTATGCGCTGGCTTAACTCGCAGCGATCCAACAAGGGTGGGTTTGTGGGTACCCAAGAGACATTCGTCGCGTTAAAAGCACTGGCGAAATTTGCTGTAGAGGCAAATCCGAATCGAAATGAGTACGGAGTACAGGTTCGAGGTGGTGACCCAAACAAGATATTGAAGACATTTAGGGTACAGCGTGACAAAATCAACGTTATAAAATTCGATGTTGAAAGTTCGGAGCGATCAGTTTTCGTTGAAGTCTCTGGTATTGGAACAggatattttcaagttttttacaaATATCACCGCAGTATACTGCATGAAAAAGAATCTTTCAATCTGGCGGTAAATGTATTGAAATCCACAACTTACGATCACCTTCACCTAAAGGTGTGTGTCGCATTCAAACCAAAAGATAGTACCAGTGTATCAAACATGGCTCTGGTTGAGATTGCATTGCCGAGTGGTATTATGGCGACCGAAAATCCTGTTGAGGATCTGTCAGAACGGAAGGATATTAAA AAAACGGAGCTGCGATACGAGGGAACATCAATAGTTGTATATTACATGAACCTAAGCGTGATGGAAAAATGCTTCAATGTGAACGCTGAACGACGTTACAAAGTGGCAATGCATCGACCATCCTACGTAGTGGCATATGATTATTACCATAAAA AAAGAGTGGCTATCAAAACATACGAAGGAAATGTTAAGCAGCCATGTGAGCTTTGCGAAGGTGAAGATTGTGATATTTTCTCTTGTTGA
- the LOC120416592 gene encoding thioester-containing protein 1 allele R1-like isoform X2, which yields MKSESFQVGNIPHGKYTLTVESLDAALTFKELVDLEYHNKKESIFIQLDKPLYKPGDIIRFRIIVVDVDIRPATNIKTVDVSLFDAEKNTIMKWSNSTLGKGVFESWFQIASTPTHGTWKLVTQAGNSETFKEFEVKPYILPKFFVKARPAEEYVITARQVKLIVETSFTFGKPVNGNVTVDLFINEGSRSPKYTTTKSIHGLTTLKFDLDEHDMKINDNDEDSKIITARISVMESFSNLVETVNVTIPVYRNRYDITMSSSEPIFRPGKSFSIQFHIKDRCGESFSREKSAIILINEKWSEDELKFEKIPNEEGKIILEFTPSQNATVLEITEVTYDSYKQDEFGSIEASRSKSNHQLKVTYDKKHYNIRPDQTVKFELSYPRKIKELLYIFVSRGRIIDSGYIGSHTSNFKYRLTKRMAPKAKLVVMYLKDYLIYDALDLVFDEFDNKFDFTLDPSPKNAYMPGQEISVEFEAASDSYVALHAIDQSILQLSQTDHLFTRDDLIKELSRYDATDENAFDPFHTMGLFLKTTLKIDSPYGEDKLLRFGLMSEKRFEQPIHIRTEFPETWLWSNYSMQGNRKREITAYMPDTLTSWTITGFALSPSTGLSIIKQPLVAKVSHDFFIVANLPYSIKRDEVVVIQATVFNNLGTGLSVDVKLYSKSDEIKFYNDTLTSSHFKKKTVFVENNSGQSVSFFIKANKLGEILVRLEAVAMFHSDSVEHVLRVIPESLVHRENEVRFIDLSHETVNYTILVDIPRKADNGSVGIEFALDPSFLGTTNENLDKLLLLPTGCCEQSMVKFIPDIVILDYLDAIRATNEGIKERAINFLKQGYQNQLKCKLNNGSFAIFPRASDKSAEGSVFLTAFIAKSLKIASKHITVDGHIVADAFRWLASQQRSDGKFIDEKNIYMGEMQGGIRKTSFALTAYVLAAFLETEDIGQQYPHVVNKSTEYLKSNFDNMDHPYDLAVTSYAMSMSKDSKGPEFLKKLIDNSTFDRSNTYRYWNHETLGVEIASYALLAKLNDRSQLIDSTPIMRWLNSQRSNKGGFVGTQETFVALKALAKFAVEANPNRNEYGVQVRGGDPNKILKTFRVQRDKINVIKFDVESSERSVFVEVSGIGTGYFQVFYKYHRSILHEKESFNLAVNVLKSTTYDHLHLKVCVAFKPKDSTSVSNMALVEIALPSGIMATENPVEDLSERKDIKKTELRYEGTSIVVYYMNLSVMEKCFNVNAERRYKVAMHRPSYVVAYDYYHKKRVAIKTYEGNVKQPCELCEGEDCDIFSC from the exons ATGAAATCGGAATCTTTTCag GTAGGAAATATACCTCATGGAAAATACACACTGACAGTTGAAAGTTTGGACGCTGCGTTAACGTTTAAAGAACTGGTGGACCTTGAATACCACAACAAAAAAGAGTCTATTTTCATCCAGTTGGATAAGCCGTTATATAAACCAGGAGATATAATACGCTTCCGAATCATTGTGGTAGATGTCGATATCAGACCAGCAACCAACATTAAAACAGTTGATGTTAGCCTGTTTgatgctgaaaaaaatacaataatgaaATGGTCAAACAGTACACTTGGTAAGGGTGTTTTTGAGTCCTGGTTTCAAATTGCCTCCACGCCCACACATGGTACGTGGAAATTGGTGACGCAGGCCGGCAACAGC GAAACCTTCAAAGAGTTTGAGGTAAAACCATACATTCTACCGAAGTTTTTTGTGAAAGCGCGTCCAGCTGAAGAATATGTTATTACGGCGAGACAGGTCAAATTAATCGTAGAAACGTCTTTTACATTTGGTAAACCAGTAAATGGAAACGTAACTGTGGATTTATTTATCAATGAAGGTAGTAGAAGCCCAAAATATACTACTACCAAGTCAATACACGGTCTTACAACGTTAAAGTTTGACTTAGATGAACATGATATGAAAATTAATGACAACGATGAAGACTCGAAAATCATTACCGCTCGGATAAGCGTAATGGAATCTTTCTCAA atttggtAGAAACCGTTAATGTGACCATCCCAGTTTATCGCAATCGGTACGATATCACGATGAGCTCGTCAGAGCCAATCTTTCGGCCGGGGAAGTCATTTTCCATTCAGTTTCATATCAAAGATCGTTGTGGGGAGTCATTTTCTCGCGAGAAATCGGCAATTATCCTCATCAACGAAAAGTGGTCGGAagatgaattaaaatttgaaaaaataccaaatgAAGAAGGAAAAATCATACTTGAATTTACACCATCACAAAATGCAACGGTGCTTGAGATAACAGAG GTCACTTACGACTCTTACAAACAAGATGAATTTGGATCAATTGAAGCCTCTAGGTCTAAGAGCAATCATCAGCTAAAAGTTACCTACGACAAGAAACACtacaa TATTCGTCCTGATCAAACGGTAAAGTTTGAACTGTCTTATCCCAGGAAAATtaaagaattgctctatattttCGTGTCCCGTGGCAGAATTATTGACTCGGGGTACATCGGGAGTCATACGAGTAATTTCAAATACCGATTAACCAAACGCATGGCTCCCAAGGCAAAGCTTGTAGTTATGTATCTGAAAGATTATCTGATATATGATGCATTGGATTTGGTTTTCGATGAATTTGACAACAAG ttcGACTTTACATTGGATCCCTCTCCTAAAAATGCATATATGCCAGGTCAGGAAATCAGTGTAGAGTTTGAAGCAGCTTCAGATTCGTATGTAGCATTGCACGCAATTGATCAAAGTATTCTTCAGTTGAGCCAGACTGATCATTTATTTACCAGAGATGATCTGATTAAAGAGCTCAGTCGGTATGATGCAACAGACGAAAATGCTTTTGACCCGTTTCAT acaaTGGGATTATTTCTCAAAACAACTTTAAAGATAGATTCTC CTTACGGCGAAGACAAGCTTTTACGGTTTGGGTTGATGTCTGAGAAACGTTTTGAGCAGCCAATTCACATTCGAACTGAATTTCCCGAAACATGGTTGTGGAGTAATTATTCAATGCAAGGCAATAGAAAAAGAGAAATAACAGCTTACATGCCAGATACTTTGACCTCGTGGACAATCACCGGATTCGCGTTGAGTCCTAGTACTGGGTTAAGCATCATAAAGCAACCACTAGTCGCAAAAGTGAGCCACGATTTTTTCATTGTCGCCAATTTACCGTACTCGATCAAACGTGACGAAGTTGTAGTAATACAAGCCACCGTTTTTAACAACTTAGGAACCGGTTTATCCGTAGATGTTAAGTTGTATAGTAAGAGTGATGAGATTAAATTTTACAACGATACATTAACTTCAT cacattttaaaaagaaaactgtTTTCGTCGAGAACAACAGTGGCCAGTCTGTATCATTCTTTATCAAGGCAAACAAACTTGGAGAAATTTTAGTAAGACTCGAAGCAGTTGCAATGTTTCATAGCGATTCGGTAGAGCACGTGCTTCGAGTGATTCCAGAAAGTCTTGTTCACAGAGAGAATGAAGTGAGATTTATAGATTTATCACATGAAACAGTAAACTACACAATCCTAGTAGATATTCCACGTAAAGCTGACAACGGATCTGTCGGAATTGAATTTGCACTTGACC CTAGCTTTCTGGGTACAACCAATGAAAATCTCGATAAGCTATTATTGTTGCCAACAGGATGCTGTGAACAAAGCATGGTCAAATTCATTCCTGACATTGTTATATTGGATTACTTGGATGCAATACGTGCAACCAACGAAGGCATCAAGGAAAGGGCCATAAACTTCTTGAAACAAGGTTACCAGAATCAGCTCAAGTGTAAACTTAACAATGGCTCTTTTGCAATTTTTCCTAGAGCAAGTGATAAAAGTGCAGAAGGAAGTGTATTTTTAACTGCATTTATAGCAAAGTCATTGAAAATTGCATCCAAACACATAACCGTTGATGGACACATTGTTGCCGATGCATTTCGGTGGTTGGCGAGTCAACAGCGTTCCGATGGAAAGTTTATTGATGAAAAGAATATTTACATGGGGGAAATGCAAGGCGGGATAAGAAAAACAAGCTTCGCTCTTACGGCCTATGTTCTGGCAGCCTTTTTGGAAACGGAAGACATTGGACAGCAATATCCGCATGTTGTCAATAAATCCACTGAATACCTCAAGTCAAATTTCGACAATATGGATCATCCGTATGACTTAGCAGTGACATCGTATGCCATGTCAATGTCCAAAGATTCCAAAGGTCCCGAATTTCTCAAAAAGCTGATAGATAATTCCACTTTTGATAGAAGCAACACATATCGTTACTGGAACCATGAGACTCTGGGAGTGGAAATCGCCAGTTATGCACTGTTAGCTAAACTAAACGACCGCAGCCAATTAATAGACTCAACGCCCATTATGCGCTGGCTTAACTCGCAGCGATCCAACAAGGGTGGGTTTGTGGGTACCCAAGAGACATTCGTCGCGTTAAAAGCACTGGCGAAATTTGCTGTAGAGGCAAATCCGAATCGAAATGAGTACGGAGTACAGGTTCGAGGTGGTGACCCAAACAAGATATTGAAGACATTTAGGGTACAGCGTGACAAAATCAACGTTATAAAATTCGATGTTGAAAGTTCGGAGCGATCAGTTTTCGTTGAAGTCTCTGGTATTGGAACAggatattttcaagttttttacaaATATCACCGCAGTATACTGCATGAAAAAGAATCTTTCAATCTGGCGGTAAATGTATTGAAATCCACAACTTACGATCACCTTCACCTAAAGGTGTGTGTCGCATTCAAACCAAAAGATAGTACCAGTGTATCAAACATGGCTCTGGTTGAGATTGCATTGCCGAGTGGTATTATGGCGACCGAAAATCCTGTTGAGGATCTGTCAGAACGGAAGGATATTAAA AAAACGGAGCTGCGATACGAGGGAACATCAATAGTTGTATATTACATGAACCTAAGCGTGATGGAAAAATGCTTCAATGTGAACGCTGAACGACGTTACAAAGTGGCAATGCATCGACCATCCTACGTAGTGGCATATGATTATTACCATAAAA AAAGAGTGGCTATCAAAACATACGAAGGAAATGTTAAGCAGCCATGTGAGCTTTGCGAAGGTGAAGATTGTGATATTTTCTCTTGTTGA
- the LOC120416592 gene encoding thioester-containing protein 1 allele R1-like isoform X5, which produces MAPKAKLVVMYLKDYLIYDALDLVFDEFDNKFDFTLDPSPKNAYMPGQEISVEFEAASDSYVALHAIDQSILQLSQTDHLFTRDDLIKELSRYDATDENAFDPFHTMGLFLKTTLKIDSPYGEDKLLRFGLMSEKRFEQPIHIRTEFPETWLWSNYSMQGNRKREITAYMPDTLTSWTITGFALSPSTGLSIIKQPLVAKVSHDFFIVANLPYSIKRDEVVVIQATVFNNLGTGLSVDVKLYSKSDEIKFYNDTLTSSHFKKKTVFVENNSGQSVSFFIKANKLGEILVRLEAVAMFHSDSVEHVLRVIPESLVHRENEVRFIDLSHETVNYTILVDIPRKADNGSVGIEFALDPSFLGTTNENLDKLLLLPTGCCEQSMVKFIPDIVILDYLDAIRATNEGIKERAINFLKQGYQNQLKCKLNNGSFAIFPRASDKSAEGSVFLTAFIAKSLKIASKHITVDGHIVADAFRWLASQQRSDGKFIDEKNIYMGEMQGGIRKTSFALTAYVLAAFLETEDIGQQYPHVVNKSTEYLKSNFDNMDHPYDLAVTSYAMSMSKDSKGPEFLKKLIDNSTFDRSNTYRYWNHETLGVEIASYALLAKLNDRSQLIDSTPIMRWLNSQRSNKGGFVGTQETFVALKALAKFAVEANPNRNEYGVQVRGGDPNKILKTFRVQRDKINVIKFDVESSERSVFVEVSGIGTGYFQVFYKYHRSILHEKESFNLAVNVLKSTTYDHLHLKVCVAFKPKDSTSVSNMALVEIALPSGIMATENPVEDLSERKDIKKTELRYEGTSIVVYYMNLSVMEKCFNVNAERRYKVAMHRPSYVVAYDYYHKKRVAIKTYEGNVKQPCELCEGEDCDIFSC; this is translated from the exons ATGGCTCCCAAGGCAAAGCTTGTAGTTATGTATCTGAAAGATTATCTGATATATGATGCATTGGATTTGGTTTTCGATGAATTTGACAACAAG ttcGACTTTACATTGGATCCCTCTCCTAAAAATGCATATATGCCAGGTCAGGAAATCAGTGTAGAGTTTGAAGCAGCTTCAGATTCGTATGTAGCATTGCACGCAATTGATCAAAGTATTCTTCAGTTGAGCCAGACTGATCATTTATTTACCAGAGATGATCTGATTAAAGAGCTCAGTCGGTATGATGCAACAGACGAAAATGCTTTTGACCCGTTTCAT acaaTGGGATTATTTCTCAAAACAACTTTAAAGATAGATTCTC CTTACGGCGAAGACAAGCTTTTACGGTTTGGGTTGATGTCTGAGAAACGTTTTGAGCAGCCAATTCACATTCGAACTGAATTTCCCGAAACATGGTTGTGGAGTAATTATTCAATGCAAGGCAATAGAAAAAGAGAAATAACAGCTTACATGCCAGATACTTTGACCTCGTGGACAATCACCGGATTCGCGTTGAGTCCTAGTACTGGGTTAAGCATCATAAAGCAACCACTAGTCGCAAAAGTGAGCCACGATTTTTTCATTGTCGCCAATTTACCGTACTCGATCAAACGTGACGAAGTTGTAGTAATACAAGCCACCGTTTTTAACAACTTAGGAACCGGTTTATCCGTAGATGTTAAGTTGTATAGTAAGAGTGATGAGATTAAATTTTACAACGATACATTAACTTCAT cacattttaaaaagaaaactgtTTTCGTCGAGAACAACAGTGGCCAGTCTGTATCATTCTTTATCAAGGCAAACAAACTTGGAGAAATTTTAGTAAGACTCGAAGCAGTTGCAATGTTTCATAGCGATTCGGTAGAGCACGTGCTTCGAGTGATTCCAGAAAGTCTTGTTCACAGAGAGAATGAAGTGAGATTTATAGATTTATCACATGAAACAGTAAACTACACAATCCTAGTAGATATTCCACGTAAAGCTGACAACGGATCTGTCGGAATTGAATTTGCACTTGACC CTAGCTTTCTGGGTACAACCAATGAAAATCTCGATAAGCTATTATTGTTGCCAACAGGATGCTGTGAACAAAGCATGGTCAAATTCATTCCTGACATTGTTATATTGGATTACTTGGATGCAATACGTGCAACCAACGAAGGCATCAAGGAAAGGGCCATAAACTTCTTGAAACAAGGTTACCAGAATCAGCTCAAGTGTAAACTTAACAATGGCTCTTTTGCAATTTTTCCTAGAGCAAGTGATAAAAGTGCAGAAGGAAGTGTATTTTTAACTGCATTTATAGCAAAGTCATTGAAAATTGCATCCAAACACATAACCGTTGATGGACACATTGTTGCCGATGCATTTCGGTGGTTGGCGAGTCAACAGCGTTCCGATGGAAAGTTTATTGATGAAAAGAATATTTACATGGGGGAAATGCAAGGCGGGATAAGAAAAACAAGCTTCGCTCTTACGGCCTATGTTCTGGCAGCCTTTTTGGAAACGGAAGACATTGGACAGCAATATCCGCATGTTGTCAATAAATCCACTGAATACCTCAAGTCAAATTTCGACAATATGGATCATCCGTATGACTTAGCAGTGACATCGTATGCCATGTCAATGTCCAAAGATTCCAAAGGTCCCGAATTTCTCAAAAAGCTGATAGATAATTCCACTTTTGATAGAAGCAACACATATCGTTACTGGAACCATGAGACTCTGGGAGTGGAAATCGCCAGTTATGCACTGTTAGCTAAACTAAACGACCGCAGCCAATTAATAGACTCAACGCCCATTATGCGCTGGCTTAACTCGCAGCGATCCAACAAGGGTGGGTTTGTGGGTACCCAAGAGACATTCGTCGCGTTAAAAGCACTGGCGAAATTTGCTGTAGAGGCAAATCCGAATCGAAATGAGTACGGAGTACAGGTTCGAGGTGGTGACCCAAACAAGATATTGAAGACATTTAGGGTACAGCGTGACAAAATCAACGTTATAAAATTCGATGTTGAAAGTTCGGAGCGATCAGTTTTCGTTGAAGTCTCTGGTATTGGAACAggatattttcaagttttttacaaATATCACCGCAGTATACTGCATGAAAAAGAATCTTTCAATCTGGCGGTAAATGTATTGAAATCCACAACTTACGATCACCTTCACCTAAAGGTGTGTGTCGCATTCAAACCAAAAGATAGTACCAGTGTATCAAACATGGCTCTGGTTGAGATTGCATTGCCGAGTGGTATTATGGCGACCGAAAATCCTGTTGAGGATCTGTCAGAACGGAAGGATATTAAA AAAACGGAGCTGCGATACGAGGGAACATCAATAGTTGTATATTACATGAACCTAAGCGTGATGGAAAAATGCTTCAATGTGAACGCTGAACGACGTTACAAAGTGGCAATGCATCGACCATCCTACGTAGTGGCATATGATTATTACCATAAAA AAAGAGTGGCTATCAAAACATACGAAGGAAATGTTAAGCAGCCATGTGAGCTTTGCGAAGGTGAAGATTGTGATATTTTCTCTTGTTGA